One part of the Paenibacillus silvisoli genome encodes these proteins:
- a CDS encoding phytanoyl-CoA dioxygenase family protein — MTQALRVLTEEQKKHFDTEGYIIVKGLFSPSDISEIVETFDTMSHETIPGYFEPDLKADESDPLQRYPRVMHPHRFNDTAMRYMLHQPVMEILADLYGEEAYAAQSMFYYKPPGSRGQALHQDNFYLQVEPGNCIAAWTAIDDAYEDNGGLLVVPKTNAHEISCPDKADSNESFTTHYVKPPKDGVVTPVIMDKGDVLFFNGNLIHGSYRNKTKDQFRRAFICHYANSSAAKINMHYNPLYKADGSEVILEGNPDGGPCGVETTEFFYH, encoded by the coding sequence ATGACGCAAGCATTGCGTGTTCTTACGGAAGAACAGAAGAAGCATTTTGATACGGAAGGGTACATCATCGTCAAGGGGCTCTTCTCGCCTTCGGATATTTCGGAAATCGTGGAAACCTTCGATACGATGAGCCATGAAACGATCCCGGGCTACTTCGAGCCTGACTTGAAGGCGGACGAAAGCGACCCGCTTCAGCGTTATCCTCGCGTCATGCATCCGCACCGGTTCAACGATACGGCGATGAGATACATGCTGCATCAACCGGTCATGGAAATTCTCGCGGACCTGTACGGCGAAGAGGCGTATGCGGCGCAAAGCATGTTCTATTACAAACCGCCGGGTTCGCGCGGCCAGGCGCTGCACCAAGATAACTTCTATTTGCAGGTGGAGCCGGGCAACTGCATCGCCGCTTGGACGGCCATCGACGACGCATATGAGGATAACGGCGGCTTGCTCGTCGTGCCGAAGACCAATGCGCACGAAATTTCTTGCCCGGATAAAGCCGACTCCAATGAGTCGTTCACGACGCATTACGTGAAGCCGCCGAAGGACGGCGTGGTCACGCCGGTTATTATGGATAAAGGCGATGTGCTGTTCTTCAATGGCAACCTGATTCACGGATCCTACCGGAACAAGACGAAGGATCAATTCCGCCGCGCGTTTATTTGCCACTATGCGAATTCGTCCGCAGCCAAAATCAATATGCACTACAATCCGCTTTATAAAGCCGACGGATCGGAAGTCATCCTCGAAGGCAACCCGGATGGCGGCCCTTGCGGCGTGGAAACGACGGAATTTTTCTATCATTAA
- a CDS encoding metallophosphoesterase: MAVRFVVILTVFIVLQLYIGWHAELFLTAAGGHVPGGVFWPVFGILSLSYIVSRMVRRFLPRAAGDGLKWIGSYWIAIFQYSILLLPLADLAAWGLRASTSVTTGDSILWTGLAVIAALALLLAKGSYNAWSPVVRAYEVTVPKAAGGLKQLHIAVASDLHLGTTVGGRHLQRLVDRVNELKPDVMLLAGDVLDDDVSPFLKHGYAGKLAEMKTTYGTFAVLGNHEYYGGGISEFVREMKGVDIPVLLDETVVIADGVYLIGRKDKTDRGRKKAAELTAGLDRALPMIFMDHQPGAIAEIADAGADLSVHGHTHRGQMAPNHLITRRIFELDYGYLLKGRLHAFVSSGFGTWGPPIRLGSRSEILSITVKFGQGSDNK, translated from the coding sequence ATGGCAGTCAGATTTGTAGTCATTTTAACGGTTTTTATCGTCCTGCAGCTGTATATCGGGTGGCATGCCGAGCTGTTTCTGACCGCGGCGGGAGGCCATGTTCCCGGCGGCGTGTTCTGGCCGGTATTCGGCATCCTATCGCTCAGCTATATCGTCTCGCGAATGGTCCGGCGCTTTCTGCCCCGGGCTGCCGGCGACGGTTTGAAATGGATCGGTTCGTATTGGATCGCTATTTTCCAGTACAGCATTCTGCTGCTTCCGCTGGCCGATTTGGCGGCATGGGGGCTGCGCGCATCGACTTCGGTGACAACCGGCGACTCGATTTTGTGGACGGGCTTGGCGGTTATTGCGGCATTGGCATTATTGCTCGCCAAAGGGTCTTACAATGCTTGGAGCCCGGTCGTGCGCGCGTACGAAGTGACGGTTCCGAAGGCGGCTGGCGGGCTGAAACAGCTGCACATCGCGGTCGCTTCCGATCTTCACCTCGGAACGACGGTAGGCGGACGGCATTTGCAGCGGCTCGTCGATCGGGTCAATGAGCTGAAGCCGGATGTGATGCTGCTGGCCGGCGACGTGCTTGACGACGATGTATCGCCTTTCCTGAAGCACGGCTATGCAGGCAAGCTTGCGGAAATGAAAACAACCTACGGAACCTTCGCGGTGCTGGGCAACCACGAATACTACGGCGGCGGCATTTCCGAATTCGTTCGGGAAATGAAAGGCGTCGATATTCCGGTGCTGCTGGATGAAACCGTGGTTATCGCCGATGGGGTCTATCTGATCGGACGCAAGGACAAAACCGACCGCGGCCGGAAAAAGGCAGCGGAGCTCACAGCCGGATTGGACAGAGCGCTTCCGATGATCTTCATGGATCACCAGCCGGGAGCGATCGCCGAAATAGCCGATGCCGGAGCGGATCTATCCGTTCATGGCCACACGCACCGCGGACAAATGGCGCCGAATCATTTGATCACGAGACGAATTTTCGAGCTTGACTACGGCTATTTGCTGAAGGGACGCCTTCATGCGTTCGTATCATCGGGGTTCGGGACATGGGGACCGCCGATTCGACTTGGGAGCCGGAGCGAGATTTTATCGATTACGGTGAAATTCGGGCAGGGAAGTGACAACAAATAG
- a CDS encoding carbohydrate ABC transporter permease: MKQKASISRVAITIPLTLIGIMMLLPIIVSFTNSLMTEQEIGSNYDLIGIMTDISTGGKDAFVNLKLIPDWVSFEQYGKVLLATPIYLNLFWNSVYMVALIIAGQVIVGALAAYAFAKLRFRGRDRLFFVYLAAMLMPFQVTLVPNYIIADALGLLNSASAIVLPGIFGAFGVFMLRQFMVALPSAYVEAAYMDGAGHIRIFSGIIVPLIKPGIAALIVLLFVDYWNMVEQPLIFLEDAYKQPLSVYLAVVQQEARGVGFAASVFYMLPMVLLFLYAESYFIEGVQMSGIKG, from the coding sequence ATGAAACAGAAAGCTTCCATTTCCAGAGTCGCCATCACGATTCCGCTGACGTTGATCGGAATCATGATGCTGCTGCCGATTATCGTATCCTTCACCAATTCGCTCATGACGGAGCAAGAAATCGGATCCAATTATGACCTGATCGGGATCATGACGGACATATCGACAGGCGGCAAAGACGCGTTTGTTAATCTGAAGCTCATTCCCGATTGGGTATCGTTCGAACAGTACGGGAAAGTGCTGCTCGCGACGCCCATCTATTTAAACCTGTTTTGGAACTCGGTTTACATGGTCGCGCTCATTATCGCGGGTCAGGTTATCGTCGGCGCTTTGGCTGCCTATGCCTTCGCGAAGCTCCGGTTTCGCGGGCGGGACAGGCTGTTCTTCGTCTACCTTGCGGCCATGCTAATGCCGTTTCAGGTGACGCTCGTGCCGAACTATATCATTGCCGATGCGTTGGGCCTTCTGAACAGCGCGAGCGCCATCGTCCTTCCCGGCATTTTCGGCGCTTTCGGCGTATTCATGCTGCGACAGTTCATGGTGGCGCTCCCCAGCGCTTACGTCGAGGCTGCCTACATGGACGGGGCCGGCCATATTCGAATCTTTTCCGGGATCATCGTGCCATTAATAAAACCAGGCATTGCGGCGCTCATCGTTCTTTTGTTCGTCGATTATTGGAACATGGTGGAGCAGCCGCTTATTTTTCTGGAAGATGCCTACAAACAGCCGTTGTCGGTGTATCTCGCCGTCGTTCAGCAGGAAGCGAGAGGCGTTGGCTTCGCGGCGTCGGTCTTCTATATGCTGCCGATGGTCCTGTTGTTTTTGTACGCGGAGTCTTATTTTATCGAGGGCGTTCAAATGTCCGGCATTAAAGGGTAG
- a CDS encoding phytanoyl-CoA dioxygenase family protein, translating to MSNIANGRLTQTEVDFYNDNGYTLYKNQVFSAEKQAELSAIFEEQWELVGRRLNSELDTPHFRDERLLKFLLSDEVLDLVEPIIGPNIGLWSSHFICKEPLIGKQTPWHEDSAYWNGRLSRFDKIATVWLAIDRSWKENGCMRVIPGTHSNGFSDYEDIDTDDTIFTTQIKNLDDSKAVYFELEPGECSIHDSRIIHGATSNKSPYRRCGYTMRYFSTEARVIPEKNSNHKIWLARGKDIAGSNFVNV from the coding sequence ATGTCGAATATCGCAAATGGCCGGTTGACACAAACAGAAGTTGATTTTTACAATGATAACGGGTATACGCTGTATAAGAACCAAGTGTTCAGCGCAGAGAAGCAAGCGGAACTATCCGCTATTTTCGAGGAGCAGTGGGAGCTGGTAGGCCGTCGCCTGAACAGCGAGCTGGATACGCCTCACTTCCGCGACGAGCGTCTGCTTAAGTTTCTGCTGAGCGACGAGGTGCTCGATTTGGTCGAGCCGATCATCGGGCCGAACATCGGCTTGTGGTCGAGCCACTTCATCTGCAAGGAGCCGCTCATTGGCAAACAGACGCCTTGGCATGAAGATTCCGCGTATTGGAACGGCCGCTTGTCCCGTTTCGACAAAATCGCGACGGTTTGGCTGGCGATCGACCGCAGCTGGAAGGAAAACGGCTGCATGCGCGTCATTCCAGGCACGCACAGCAACGGCTTCTCGGATTACGAGGATATCGACACGGACGATACGATTTTCACGACGCAAATTAAAAACCTCGACGACTCCAAAGCGGTTTACTTCGAGCTGGAGCCGGGCGAGTGCTCGATCCACGATTCCCGCATTATTCACGGCGCAACGTCGAACAAGAGCCCGTACCGCCGCTGCGGTTACACGATGCGCTATTTCTCCACGGAAGCGCGCGTCATTCCGGAGAAGAATTCGAATCACAAAATTTGGCTCGCGCGCGGCAAAGACATCGCGGGCAGCAATTTCGTAAACGTTTAA
- a CDS encoding ABC transporter substrate-binding protein: protein MKKALIVMLSSFLLIGLSACNKDNSENKAIGNATKSKETASQQTIDDQLPNGPANIEADAAPAGLEPLDDKPKTIVVSILGVNSFYKLAKEKYEALHPNTTIQFKEFTNKSMMSAADVEKYIKTTTTEVLSGKGADLFAFTTVDLPIDKYVNKGAFENVNDWIDRDAGFDPRQYHTNIMSGSKMNGGLYLMPIEFYLEALYGDAAGLKKAGIAIDDQKWTWSQFAEVSKRLADKNGQPSSIGFLPPEAMINNLVSDNYSRLIDGTTGKASFDTPYFKELLSEVKAMYDEKSLSGDAVTNSNFYYSLITSPSDYLLRLGMFFKDGKVYQKPHAADQQSGISFLVTNQIAMNANSEVKRDAWEFMKFLLSEEMQSYPKQPGSSGFSMNKAVNERAIEEVEANGMDQNVAAKGGGVTVEATEENLKAIRDMLSIASLRNIGYETTVQKIIAEEVKAFFTGQKSADAVAKLIQNRVSTYLNE, encoded by the coding sequence ATGAAAAAAGCACTGATTGTAATGCTGAGCAGTTTCTTGTTGATTGGATTGTCGGCGTGTAACAAAGACAATAGCGAGAATAAGGCGATCGGCAATGCAACGAAATCCAAGGAAACCGCTTCACAGCAAACAATCGACGATCAACTACCAAACGGTCCGGCGAACATCGAAGCTGACGCAGCCCCTGCGGGTCTGGAGCCGCTGGACGATAAACCGAAAACCATCGTCGTATCGATTCTGGGCGTTAATTCATTTTATAAGCTTGCGAAAGAGAAGTACGAAGCGTTACACCCGAACACGACGATTCAATTTAAAGAATTTACAAATAAAAGCATGATGAGTGCCGCCGACGTGGAGAAATATATCAAAACGACGACGACTGAGGTGCTTTCCGGCAAGGGAGCTGATTTATTCGCGTTTACTACCGTCGATTTGCCCATTGATAAGTACGTGAACAAAGGCGCGTTCGAAAATGTGAATGATTGGATCGATCGGGATGCCGGCTTCGATCCGCGGCAATACCATACGAACATCATGTCAGGCTCCAAAATGAACGGAGGTCTCTATTTAATGCCTATCGAATTTTACTTGGAGGCCTTGTACGGAGACGCCGCTGGGTTGAAGAAAGCAGGTATCGCGATTGATGATCAGAAATGGACGTGGAGCCAATTCGCCGAGGTCAGCAAGCGGTTGGCTGACAAGAACGGCCAGCCCTCTTCCATCGGTTTTTTGCCGCCTGAAGCAATGATCAACAATCTCGTGTCCGACAACTATAGCCGATTGATCGATGGGACTACCGGCAAAGCATCGTTCGACACGCCTTATTTCAAGGAATTGCTGTCGGAAGTGAAGGCGATGTACGATGAGAAGTCGCTTAGCGGCGACGCCGTTACGAATAGCAATTTCTACTATTCCTTGATTACTTCCCCAAGCGACTATCTCTTACGGCTCGGCATGTTTTTTAAGGACGGAAAGGTCTACCAAAAGCCGCATGCCGCGGATCAACAATCGGGCATCTCGTTTCTCGTGACGAATCAAATCGCCATGAACGCGAATTCCGAAGTGAAAAGGGATGCCTGGGAGTTTATGAAGTTTCTGCTTTCCGAAGAGATGCAATCTTATCCGAAACAACCGGGAAGTTCAGGTTTCTCGATGAATAAAGCCGTTAACGAACGTGCAATCGAGGAGGTAGAGGCGAACGGCATGGATCAGAATGTAGCCGCTAAAGGGGGGGGCGTTACGGTCGAAGCGACGGAAGAGAATCTAAAGGCCATCCGCGACATGCTGTCCATAGCCAGCTTAAGAAATATCGGCTATGAAACGACGGTCCAGAAAATCATCGCGGAGGAAGTCAAAGCGTTCTTCACCGGGCAGAAATCCGCGGATGCCGTCGCCAAATTGATCCAGAATCGAGTATCGACGTATTTGAATGAGTAG
- a CDS encoding AraC family transcriptional regulator, with protein sequence MSVYKGPERLLNDSYMTLSAPFRLFKHSIDGLIDTHWHEFFEMGFVVAGSGTHVLNGVPSRLTRGSAFLLTPADFHSLKSDPGETLQLYDFIFKEQFIREPLFELLFGQNTEHTYWYLGDEIDTIEREYERIWDETLHWQAGSDLLIQGSVERLLIDLSRKCKGSGQAGTASTPDLMQPVQSSVRKALIYIQHHFREAIPLEEVASYCGLSANYFSECFRKGTGTTFQSYVQELRLQFAKSLLKTTQLPVTEICFASGFNTLPHFERAFKKRFGLPPRLFRKQ encoded by the coding sequence ATGAGCGTCTACAAAGGTCCCGAACGATTACTAAACGACAGCTATATGACATTGTCCGCTCCCTTTCGTCTGTTCAAGCATTCGATTGACGGATTGATCGATACGCATTGGCACGAGTTTTTCGAAATGGGCTTCGTCGTAGCCGGCAGCGGTACGCATGTGTTGAACGGCGTGCCGTCGAGGCTGACGAGAGGCTCTGCGTTTTTGCTGACGCCGGCCGACTTTCACAGCTTGAAATCGGATCCGGGCGAGACGCTGCAGCTGTACGATTTCATCTTCAAGGAGCAGTTCATCCGCGAGCCGCTGTTCGAGCTGCTCTTCGGCCAAAATACCGAGCACACGTATTGGTATTTAGGCGATGAAATCGATACGATCGAGCGGGAGTACGAGCGGATTTGGGATGAAACGCTGCACTGGCAGGCCGGCAGCGATCTGCTCATCCAAGGCAGCGTGGAACGGCTGCTGATCGACTTGTCCCGCAAATGCAAAGGCTCGGGGCAAGCGGGGACGGCATCGACGCCGGATTTGATGCAGCCGGTGCAATCGTCCGTGCGGAAAGCGCTGATCTACATTCAGCATCATTTCCGCGAAGCGATTCCGCTGGAGGAAGTCGCGTCATACTGCGGCTTGTCCGCCAACTATTTCAGCGAATGCTTCCGCAAAGGAACAGGCACGACCTTCCAAAGCTACGTGCAGGAGCTTCGTTTGCAATTTGCCAAATCGCTGCTGAAGACGACGCAGCTGCCGGTAACCGAAATTTGCTTCGCGTCCGGCTTCAATACGCTGCCGCATTTCGAACGGGCGTTCAAGAAGCGGTTCGGATTGCCGCCTAGATTGTTCCGCAAACAATAA
- a CDS encoding efflux RND transporter periplasmic adaptor subunit, with protein sequence MERQETEQVNTGRKRKIRLLAALFACGLIVLTLFSNTLQTMNVTKVWTTAGRQGELVRSFAGNGILEPVLEASLSNTAGWTVKSVKVKAGDAVKKGQTLVVYESREADDRYLDAMEQLEQQRLTIQGLQERYVEAASSGDDARLRGADRDLKSARLTLEGQRRSIDRMEIDLVSNRELKAPFDGMIRQVNAVDGLITASAGPDVQIASSSQGYRMRLPVPADFSELLKIGQKLDVLAGQTENGRKLKGIVTGIENKDAQFTIVVSVKHESLHGGEQARVRLDFHSADTGGILIPKEAVHKEAGAAYVYVIEENKGPLGNTSHVRKVLIETGDSNEFETVVLQGVFPDSPIILESSDPVSDGERVRVMKKS encoded by the coding sequence GTGGAAAGGCAAGAGACCGAGCAAGTGAATACCGGCAGGAAGAGAAAGATTCGACTGCTTGCCGCTTTGTTCGCATGCGGATTAATCGTGCTTACCTTGTTCAGCAATACGCTGCAAACGATGAATGTAACGAAGGTATGGACAACGGCCGGACGTCAAGGGGAGCTCGTTCGGAGCTTTGCCGGAAACGGCATACTGGAGCCGGTATTGGAAGCTTCGTTATCGAATACAGCGGGTTGGACGGTAAAATCCGTGAAGGTCAAAGCGGGAGATGCCGTCAAAAAGGGGCAAACGCTGGTCGTTTACGAAAGCCGTGAAGCCGACGACCGTTATCTGGACGCTATGGAGCAGCTGGAGCAGCAGCGGCTGACCATTCAAGGCTTGCAGGAGCGTTACGTAGAGGCTGCTTCCAGCGGAGATGACGCCCGATTGCGCGGCGCGGATCGGGATCTCAAGAGCGCTCGTCTAACATTGGAGGGGCAGCGGCGCAGCATTGACCGTATGGAAATCGATTTGGTCAGCAATCGCGAGCTGAAAGCGCCGTTCGACGGGATGATTAGGCAAGTCAATGCCGTAGACGGCTTGATAACGGCCAGCGCCGGACCCGATGTTCAAATCGCATCGTCCAGTCAAGGCTATCGCATGCGGCTGCCGGTCCCGGCGGACTTTAGCGAGCTTCTGAAGATCGGACAGAAGCTTGATGTTCTGGCCGGTCAAACGGAAAACGGGAGGAAGCTGAAAGGCATCGTTACGGGTATCGAAAACAAGGACGCGCAATTCACCATCGTCGTATCGGTGAAACACGAGTCGCTGCATGGCGGCGAGCAAGCGCGTGTTCGCCTCGATTTTCATTCCGCGGATACAGGCGGAATTCTGATTCCGAAAGAGGCTGTTCATAAGGAAGCAGGCGCTGCCTATGTTTACGTCATTGAGGAGAATAAAGGGCCGCTCGGCAATACAAGCCATGTCCGCAAAGTGCTGATCGAAACCGGCGATTCGAACGAGTTCGAAACGGTCGTGCTGCAAGGGGTTTTCCCGGATTCGCCGATTATTCTGGAAAGCAGCGACCCCGTTTCGGACGGTGAGCGCGTCCGCGTAATGAAGAAATCATGA
- a CDS encoding poly(ethylene terephthalate) hydrolase family protein — MDLELITPIPAPHPQEPFWKRLASWLLARGKQTFVYDTPLWRFGIAGLWVICSSILVIASLGMPTGMGVLFDGAVAVLLGTAVLTAAGLIGAYLLALCYVPLPRFTLAGFLSVGALIWYVFDETNIGNPLSVILAACVTLLGILGGLVIGLLASRRISMLVKLTVIVAVTLTGLTFNQWPVNRPAAAIPAAGMAADQAAAEAEVKKLTADNPSEHGLFRIRSFTYGSGNDTKRDEYGSDVLLTSDSVDASAYIKRWNWLREFFWGFDQKELPVNGRVWMPEEKGNYPLVLMVHGNHLMEQFSDGGYAYLGELLASRGFIAVSVDENFLNYSVWGNIPNNDFKVRAWMLLKHLQQIAQYNGEKDNPFYQSVDLQKVALIGHSRGGQAVAMAADWTKWFADDKSLTGIREIGIQAVVGIAPTDTNVDKKKAQLRDKYYLSLQGASDGDVDTFNGERQYLRSSFSPDSNRFKATLYIGEANHSRFNTDWGTMDDSLPGGLLLRNSDMMPAEDQRQVAEVYVSAFLEAALYGKKEYQPLFADYRSGAAWLPEATYINRYEDGSFIPLARADEDYSKETLSSGAKATAKNLQWTEEQAKDRDNNDKGSRGVALQWKQGDGSYTLELSDAWGSKIDSDEQQLQFSMTNLERSLVKDKDEYSAAEAAGGDIPQPAVEVELQSVDGEAVRLPLSAFKAVTPLPYTTFTWFPWLEKKVKNGKYKVPIESVFQTYSLPLDRFETVNPDFDAEELSRVTFYFTSDEGKVMLDDIGFSDVVSES, encoded by the coding sequence ATGGATCTGGAACTGATCACGCCGATACCGGCGCCGCACCCGCAAGAGCCGTTCTGGAAAAGGCTCGCGAGCTGGCTGCTGGCTCGGGGAAAGCAAACATTTGTCTATGATACGCCTCTATGGCGCTTTGGAATAGCCGGGCTGTGGGTCATTTGCAGCTCGATTCTTGTTATCGCATCGCTCGGCATGCCGACGGGGATGGGTGTTTTATTCGACGGTGCGGTCGCGGTGCTGCTTGGGACAGCCGTACTGACGGCAGCCGGACTCATCGGCGCTTATTTGCTCGCCTTGTGCTATGTACCTTTACCCCGTTTCACGCTGGCTGGCTTTTTAAGTGTAGGCGCACTGATCTGGTATGTTTTTGACGAAACGAATATCGGCAATCCGTTGTCGGTTATTTTGGCGGCTTGCGTGACGCTGCTCGGCATCTTAGGCGGACTTGTCATCGGCTTGCTGGCCAGCAGAAGAATATCGATGCTCGTAAAGCTCACGGTCATCGTTGCCGTGACGTTAACCGGACTCACCTTCAACCAATGGCCGGTCAATCGGCCTGCCGCCGCGATCCCTGCGGCCGGTATGGCGGCGGATCAAGCGGCGGCGGAAGCGGAAGTGAAGAAGCTGACGGCGGACAATCCTTCCGAGCACGGTCTGTTCCGTATACGTAGCTTTACCTATGGCAGCGGAAACGATACGAAACGCGATGAATATGGCTCGGACGTGCTTCTGACATCCGATTCGGTTGACGCCTCGGCGTACATTAAACGCTGGAATTGGCTGCGCGAGTTTTTCTGGGGCTTCGATCAGAAGGAGCTGCCGGTGAACGGCCGCGTCTGGATGCCGGAGGAGAAGGGGAACTATCCGCTCGTCCTCATGGTGCATGGCAATCATCTGATGGAGCAGTTTTCGGACGGAGGTTATGCTTACCTCGGCGAACTGCTGGCAAGCAGAGGGTTTATCGCCGTTTCGGTCGATGAAAATTTCCTGAACTATTCCGTTTGGGGGAACATCCCGAACAATGATTTTAAGGTGCGGGCCTGGATGCTGCTCAAGCATCTGCAGCAGATCGCTCAGTATAACGGCGAGAAGGACAATCCGTTCTACCAATCGGTCGATTTGCAGAAGGTTGCGCTGATCGGCCATTCCCGCGGCGGACAGGCGGTGGCGATGGCGGCGGATTGGACGAAATGGTTTGCCGACGACAAATCGTTGACCGGCATACGCGAAATTGGCATTCAAGCCGTTGTCGGCATCGCGCCGACGGATACGAACGTCGATAAGAAGAAGGCGCAGCTGCGGGATAAATATTATTTGTCTTTGCAAGGCGCGAGCGATGGAGACGTCGATACGTTTAACGGCGAACGCCAATATCTTCGTTCGTCGTTCTCGCCGGATTCGAACCGCTTCAAGGCGACGCTCTATATCGGCGAGGCCAATCACAGCCGATTTAATACCGATTGGGGCACGATGGACGACAGCTTGCCAGGCGGCTTGCTGCTTCGCAACAGCGATATGATGCCGGCGGAGGATCAGCGGCAGGTGGCCGAGGTCTACGTCAGCGCGTTCCTCGAGGCCGCGCTGTACGGCAAGAAGGAATACCAGCCGCTGTTCGCCGATTACCGGTCAGGGGCGGCTTGGCTGCCGGAGGCTACTTATATTAATCGCTATGAGGACGGCAGCTTCATTCCGCTTGCGCGCGCCGACGAGGATTACAGCAAAGAGACGCTGAGCAGCGGCGCCAAGGCGACGGCGAAAAACTTGCAGTGGACGGAAGAGCAGGCCAAGGACCGCGACAATAACGATAAAGGCAGCCGCGGAGTGGCGCTTCAGTGGAAGCAGGGCGATGGGAGCTACACGCTGGAGCTGTCCGATGCTTGGGGCAGTAAAATCGACAGCGACGAGCAGCAGCTGCAATTTTCGATGACGAATTTGGAGCGATCGCTCGTGAAGGACAAGGACGAGTACTCGGCAGCCGAAGCCGCCGGAGGCGATATCCCGCAGCCGGCAGTCGAGGTCGAGCTGCAGAGCGTGGACGGCGAGGCCGTCCGGCTGCCGCTCTCGGCGTTCAAAGCGGTGACCCCGCTGCCGTATACGACATTCACCTGGTTCCCGTGGCTGGAGAAAAAAGTGAAGAACGGCAAATATAAAGTGCCGATTGAATCGGTGTTCCAAACGTACAGCCTGCCGCTGGACCGGTTCGAAACCGTCAATCCGGATTTTGATGCGGAGGAGCTGTCGCGCGTCACGTTCTATTTCACCAGCGACGAGGGGAAAGTGATGCTGGACGATATCGGGTTCAGCGATGTGGTAAGCGAGAGTTAA
- a CDS encoding carbohydrate ABC transporter permease, which produces MAMVRKVMRRHSFVAICFLAPSALGFLVFYLIPFAMGLYYSFMDDAAGGSFVGLANYEELLASDSFLQAAKNTFLFTSVSVPLTIALSLLLALLLNLNVYFRNWLRTAYVLPLVVPVASIVLIWQVLFDWNGAMNGWLAGFGLPRIDWMKSEWARGVISVVYAWKNIGYNMILFLAGLQQIPKDYYETAELEGAGNVHKLTRITLVYLTPTTVFVVLMGLVSSFRIFRETYLIAGDYPHDGIYMLQHYMNNMFLSLDIQKLTSAAALMVVCLLALVAGILALERRFTTFLD; this is translated from the coding sequence ATGGCCATGGTACGTAAAGTCATGAGGCGGCACAGCTTCGTTGCAATCTGTTTTCTTGCCCCTAGCGCGCTTGGATTCCTGGTCTTTTATTTGATTCCGTTCGCGATGGGGCTGTATTACTCCTTTATGGATGATGCGGCCGGCGGTTCTTTCGTCGGCCTCGCCAATTACGAGGAGCTGCTGGCGAGCGATTCCTTTCTTCAAGCAGCAAAGAATACGTTTCTGTTTACGTCCGTCAGCGTTCCGCTCACGATCGCGCTATCGTTGCTGCTGGCCTTGCTGTTGAATCTGAACGTCTACTTTCGCAATTGGCTCAGAACCGCTTACGTGCTGCCGCTTGTCGTGCCTGTCGCGTCCATCGTCCTGATATGGCAGGTACTGTTCGATTGGAACGGAGCGATGAATGGCTGGCTGGCCGGATTCGGCTTGCCGCGGATCGATTGGATGAAGTCGGAATGGGCGAGAGGCGTGATCTCCGTCGTGTATGCTTGGAAAAACATCGGGTACAACATGATCTTGTTCTTAGCCGGATTACAGCAAATCCCCAAGGATTATTACGAAACGGCGGAGCTTGAAGGCGCGGGCAATGTCCATAAGTTAACCCGAATTACCCTCGTTTATTTGACGCCGACGACGGTTTTCGTTGTCCTTATGGGACTCGTCAGCTCGTTTCGGATTTTCAGGGAAACGTATTTGATCGCGGGCGATTACCCGCACGACGGCATCTATATGCTTCAGCATTACATGAACAACATGTTCCTATCGCTCGATATTCAGAAGCTGACCTCCGCCGCTGCCTTGATGGTGGTTTGCTTGCTCGCGCTTGTGGCGGGAATTTTAGCGCTGGAACGGCGATTTACAACTTTCTTGGATTGA